A single region of the Streptomyces vilmorinianum genome encodes:
- a CDS encoding hemolysin family protein, which translates to MTASLILGAVALVVVAWLAACAEAGMARVSSFRAAEAVRSGRRGAAKLAQVASDPTRYLNVALLVRVAAEMAAGVLVTYACLEEFPETWEALLVAIVVMVLVSYVAVGVSPRTIGRQHPLNTATAAAYVLLPLARVMGPIPQLLILIGNALTPGKGFRKGPFASEAELRAMVDLAEQESLIEDEERRMVHSVFELGDTLVREVMVPRTDLICIERYKTIRQALTLALRSGFSRIPVTGENEDDIVGIVYLKDLVRKTHINRDAEADLVSTAMRPAAFVPDTKNAGDLLREMQQERNHVAVVIDEYGGTAGIVTIEDILEEIVGEITDEYDRELPPVQELGEDRYRVTARLDIGDLGELYGFGPDEYDDEDVETVGGLLAKALGRVPIAGAKAVVELPDGRSLRLTAESPAGRRNKIVTVLVEPVAVGGEAG; encoded by the coding sequence ATGACCGCATCGCTCATCCTCGGCGCGGTCGCGCTGGTCGTGGTCGCCTGGCTGGCCGCCTGCGCCGAGGCCGGCATGGCCCGCGTCTCCAGCTTCCGTGCCGCCGAGGCCGTACGGTCCGGGCGCCGCGGCGCCGCGAAGCTCGCCCAGGTCGCCTCCGACCCCACCCGCTACCTCAACGTGGCGCTGCTCGTGCGCGTCGCCGCCGAGATGGCGGCCGGGGTCCTCGTCACGTACGCCTGCCTGGAGGAGTTCCCCGAGACCTGGGAGGCGCTGCTCGTCGCCATCGTCGTGATGGTGCTCGTCAGTTACGTCGCCGTCGGCGTCTCGCCGCGCACCATCGGCCGCCAGCACCCGCTGAACACGGCCACCGCCGCCGCGTACGTCCTGCTGCCGCTCGCCCGGGTCATGGGCCCGATCCCGCAGCTGCTCATCCTCATCGGCAATGCGCTGACCCCCGGCAAGGGCTTCCGCAAGGGCCCCTTCGCCTCGGAGGCCGAGCTGCGGGCGATGGTCGACCTCGCCGAGCAGGAGTCGCTGATCGAGGACGAGGAGCGCCGGATGGTGCACTCCGTCTTCGAGCTCGGCGACACGCTCGTACGGGAGGTGATGGTGCCCCGCACCGACCTCATCTGCATCGAGCGGTACAAGACCATCCGCCAGGCCCTCACGCTCGCGCTGCGCTCCGGCTTCTCGCGGATCCCGGTCACCGGCGAGAACGAGGACGACATCGTCGGCATCGTGTATCTGAAGGACCTGGTCCGCAAGACGCACATCAACCGCGACGCCGAGGCGGACCTCGTCTCGACGGCGATGCGTCCGGCCGCCTTCGTGCCGGACACCAAGAACGCCGGCGACCTGCTGCGCGAGATGCAGCAGGAGCGCAACCACGTCGCCGTCGTCATCGACGAGTACGGCGGCACCGCCGGGATCGTCACCATCGAGGACATCCTGGAGGAGATCGTCGGCGAGATCACCGACGAGTACGACCGCGAGCTCCCGCCGGTCCAGGAGCTGGGCGAGGACCGCTACCGGGTCACCGCCCGCCTCGACATCGGGGACCTCGGCGAGCTGTACGGATTCGGCCCGGACGAGTACGACGACGAGGACGTGGAGACCGTCGGCGGACTGCTCGCCAAGGCGCTGGGCCGGGTGCCGATCGCGGGTGCCAAGGCGGTCGTGGAGCTGCCCGACGGGCGCTCGCTGCGGCTGACGGCCGAGTCCCCCGCGGGCCGGCGGAACAAGATCGTGACAGTGCTCGTGGAACCCGTGGCCGTCGGAGGAGAAGCCGGATGA
- a CDS encoding MmcQ/YjbR family DNA-binding protein: MTPDQLRAFCLEFNDATEEFPFGPDTSVFKVAGKMFALSWLDGRPLRVNLKCDPEEAVRLREEYPAIAPGYHMNKRHWNTVTVGGLPDRMVRELIEDSYDLVVDGLPKAVRLRLDRP; the protein is encoded by the coding sequence ATGACGCCCGACCAGCTGCGCGCCTTCTGCCTGGAGTTCAACGACGCGACGGAGGAGTTCCCCTTCGGGCCGGACACCTCCGTCTTCAAGGTCGCCGGAAAGATGTTCGCGCTGTCCTGGCTCGACGGCCGTCCGCTGCGGGTCAACCTCAAGTGCGATCCGGAGGAGGCGGTACGGCTCCGGGAGGAGTATCCGGCCATCGCCCCCGGCTACCACATGAACAAGCGCCACTGGAACACGGTGACCGTCGGCGGGCTCCCGGACCGGATGGTCCGGGAGCTCATCGAGGACTCGTACGACCTGGTGGTCGACGGGCTTCCGAAGGCGGTACGGCTCCGCCTCGACCGGCCGTAG
- a CDS encoding MFS transporter: MATVTSPPTASAPPTLTGRARLILVVLCAAQFMVALDFSVLNVALPVLGADLGLSHSALQWAVTAFALPSGGFLLLSGRIGDLYGRKKLFLAGLALFGAASLLATFAWDPASFLAGRALQGLGAAAIVPTGMSLLTTTFPEGPLRDRALGISGTLLSLGFTVGMILGGVMTDTLGWRSTMGLLALFSLIVLPLAPGLLPESRTPDRPRLDVPGAVTVTGGLLAVIYALSTAAERGFGGADVLVTLVLGVLLLAAFVVVESRSAAPLVSLPMLRRGTVAFGNLGGLVTFSMMSTVVFVLTLYLQETLGLSSFATGLVFGVQGVLSVFAGTLAPKVIGRIGARRTLVLSLAGQGLLTGALLGIGAESGALLAGVAVSLASMCHLGAIIAYGLTVTSGVPDAEQGLATGLVTTTQQVGLTVGIPLLGVLATTGGDLYGGVRTVLALDTAIVLGTAVLVALGLRRRS; encoded by the coding sequence ATGGCAACCGTCACCTCTCCCCCGACCGCCTCCGCTCCCCCGACCCTGACCGGCCGCGCCCGGCTCATCCTCGTCGTCCTGTGCGCCGCCCAGTTCATGGTGGCGCTCGACTTCTCCGTCCTGAACGTGGCGCTGCCGGTCCTCGGCGCCGACCTCGGCCTGAGCCACTCCGCCCTCCAGTGGGCGGTGACCGCCTTCGCCCTGCCGTCCGGCGGCTTCCTGCTGCTGTCCGGCCGGATCGGCGATCTGTACGGGCGCAAGAAGCTGTTCCTCGCGGGCCTCGCGCTTTTCGGCGCCGCCTCGCTGCTCGCCACCTTCGCCTGGGACCCGGCCTCGTTCCTCGCCGGGCGCGCCCTGCAGGGCCTCGGCGCGGCGGCGATCGTGCCGACCGGCATGTCCCTGCTGACCACGACCTTCCCGGAGGGGCCGCTGCGGGACCGGGCGCTCGGCATCTCCGGCACGCTGCTCTCGCTGGGCTTCACCGTCGGCATGATCCTGGGCGGGGTCATGACCGACACGCTCGGCTGGCGCTCCACCATGGGCCTGCTGGCCCTCTTCTCCCTGATCGTGCTGCCCCTGGCCCCCGGCCTGCTGCCCGAGTCCCGCACCCCGGACCGGCCCCGGCTCGACGTGCCGGGCGCGGTGACCGTCACCGGCGGTCTGCTCGCCGTGATCTACGCCCTGTCGACGGCGGCCGAGCGCGGCTTCGGCGGCGCGGACGTGCTGGTCACCCTGGTCCTCGGGGTGCTGCTCCTCGCCGCCTTCGTGGTCGTCGAGTCCCGCAGCGCGGCCCCGCTCGTGTCACTGCCGATGCTGCGGCGGGGCACGGTGGCCTTCGGCAACCTGGGCGGGCTCGTCACCTTCTCGATGATGTCCACGGTCGTCTTCGTGCTGACGCTGTATCTGCAGGAGACGCTGGGGCTCTCGTCCTTCGCCACCGGTCTGGTCTTCGGCGTGCAGGGCGTCCTGTCGGTCTTCGCCGGGACGCTCGCCCCGAAGGTGATCGGCCGGATCGGCGCCCGCCGCACCCTGGTGCTCTCGCTCGCGGGCCAGGGCCTGCTCACCGGTGCGCTGCTCGGCATCGGCGCCGAATCGGGCGCGCTGCTCGCCGGGGTCGCCGTCTCCCTGGCGTCCATGTGCCACCTCGGCGCGATCATCGCGTACGGGCTGACCGTCACCTCCGGTGTCCCGGACGCGGAGCAGGGTCTGGCGACCGGTCTGGTGACCACGACCCAGCAGGTCGGCCTCACCGTCGGCATCCCGCTGCTCGGCGTCCTCGCGACCACGGGCGGGGACCTGTACGGAGGTGTCCGCACGGTCCTCGCCCTGGACACGGCGATCGTGCTCGGGACGGCGGTTCTGGTCGCCCTGGGCCTGCGGCGGCGGTCCTGA
- a CDS encoding helix-turn-helix transcriptional regulator, whose amino-acid sequence MATAVESDDTKAHRLAELREFLMSRRARVTPAEAGLPDGGARRRTPGLRREEVAVLAGVGVSWYQWLEQGRDITVSPQVLDAVARVLRLSPAERRHLYVLAGLNPPAPEVAPEDRDMCEGLRRLIEAWMPFPAHIMDAYWNVVQYNESASIVLGMRPEISQNCLIAFFTDPLYRSRAADWAELAPKVVAQFRAACSECPDDDGFRAVVEEAKEVSAEFTELWERRDIMPGGQNRKILEHPLVGPLYLEATQLRVPARPDLAIVMHTPLPEEKTARKLQWLVSPEGRRGAMYPVAG is encoded by the coding sequence GTGGCCACAGCGGTCGAGAGCGATGACACCAAGGCGCACCGACTCGCCGAACTGCGCGAGTTCCTGATGAGCCGTCGGGCCCGTGTCACCCCGGCCGAGGCGGGACTCCCGGACGGCGGTGCCCGCCGCCGGACCCCCGGCCTGCGCCGCGAGGAGGTCGCCGTCCTCGCGGGCGTCGGGGTCTCCTGGTACCAGTGGCTGGAGCAGGGCCGGGACATCACCGTCTCCCCGCAGGTCCTCGACGCCGTCGCCCGCGTGCTGCGGCTCAGCCCGGCCGAGCGGCGCCACCTGTACGTCCTTGCCGGCCTCAACCCGCCCGCGCCCGAAGTGGCCCCGGAGGACCGGGACATGTGCGAGGGGCTGCGACGGCTCATCGAGGCGTGGATGCCGTTCCCGGCGCACATCATGGACGCGTACTGGAACGTCGTCCAGTACAACGAGTCCGCGTCGATCGTCCTCGGCATGCGGCCGGAGATCTCCCAGAACTGCCTGATCGCCTTCTTCACCGACCCGCTCTACCGCTCCCGGGCGGCCGACTGGGCGGAGCTCGCGCCGAAGGTCGTCGCCCAGTTCCGTGCGGCCTGCTCGGAGTGCCCGGACGACGACGGCTTCCGCGCGGTGGTGGAGGAGGCGAAGGAGGTGAGCGCGGAGTTCACCGAGCTGTGGGAGCGCCGGGACATCATGCCGGGCGGCCAGAACCGCAAGATCCTGGAGCACCCGCTCGTCGGCCCGCTGTACCTGGAGGCCACCCAACTGCGGGTGCCCGCCCGGCCCGACCTCGCGATCGTCATGCACACCCCGCTGCCGGAGGAGAAGACGGCGCGGAAGCTTCAGTGGCTGGTCTCCCCGGAGGGGCGGCGCGGGGCGATGTATCCGGTGGCGGGCTGA
- a CDS encoding cytidine deaminase yields the protein MTLKRDHGDLGAEDLKIITLARSARARNGVPEGAAVRDETGRTYVAGTVALESLKLSALQTAVAMAVASGAQSLEAAAVVSTADAASDEDRAAVRDLGGPETPVLLAGPDGQLRAAVTAG from the coding sequence ATGACACTTAAGCGCGACCACGGCGATCTCGGCGCCGAGGACCTCAAGATCATCACGCTGGCGCGCAGCGCCCGCGCCCGCAACGGTGTGCCCGAGGGCGCGGCGGTGCGGGACGAGACCGGCCGCACGTACGTGGCGGGGACCGTGGCCCTGGAGTCGCTCAAGCTGAGCGCGCTCCAGACCGCGGTCGCGATGGCCGTGGCCAGTGGGGCCCAGTCCCTGGAGGCCGCGGCCGTCGTGTCGACGGCCGACGCCGCCTCCGACGAGGACCGCGCGGCCGTACGCGACCTCGGCGGGCCGGAGACCCCGGTGCTGCTCGCCGGCCCCGACGGGCAGCTGCGCGCGGCGGTCACGGCGGGCTGA
- a CDS encoding beta-xylosidase, translated as MAHSRTRTGTRRQRWTAVLGAAALAVAAGGALAAPAGALTTASQAVDFPTHCVPPPIAGIPPIDGTTTAEITVDKPTPKVGETVTVTYTVTKPAASNPVDLALPADIMTPTGKVVLGGAQTGAVTVAGPKKNDPVPGKGSFPPFSMTGTFTVTEPGSITLSPGDYNIHTSYLMELDTPCTVTNPPAPVSETITASEQPGANERNISLGTASGAPGVRVTVTGAKFTPLAEVTVVGRAGAAETADRMTVTTDSEGGFAARLMVNDKATTGIVAYEGAAWDPEKGAGPAAYTVIDDTPQPPNSQKLDAAVMAGELSMTQAGDSVQLSSVNFGQGGAATGDLKTVTVKDFRGGPAGWSLTGKVTDFTGPDGSIGAGQLSWTPACTTKAGSPSTCVPGSAGTVGSGGATLASTPNGTLTGGEFTVDAKVSLNVPAFTAPGAYAGVLTLTLS; from the coding sequence ATGGCACACTCGCGAACCCGGACGGGGACCCGAAGACAGCGCTGGACCGCCGTCCTCGGCGCCGCCGCCCTCGCGGTCGCCGCCGGCGGCGCACTGGCCGCTCCGGCCGGCGCCCTGACGACCGCGTCCCAGGCGGTGGACTTCCCCACGCACTGCGTCCCGCCGCCGATCGCCGGCATCCCGCCCATCGACGGCACCACGACCGCGGAGATCACCGTCGACAAGCCCACCCCCAAGGTCGGCGAGACGGTCACCGTCACCTACACGGTCACCAAACCGGCCGCGTCCAACCCGGTCGACCTGGCCCTCCCGGCCGACATCATGACCCCGACCGGCAAGGTCGTCCTCGGCGGCGCCCAGACCGGCGCGGTCACCGTCGCCGGCCCCAAGAAGAACGACCCCGTCCCCGGCAAGGGCTCCTTCCCGCCGTTCTCGATGACCGGCACGTTCACGGTCACCGAGCCCGGCTCGATCACCCTCTCGCCCGGCGACTACAACATCCACACCAGCTACCTCATGGAGCTGGACACCCCCTGTACGGTCACCAACCCGCCCGCCCCCGTCTCCGAGACGATCACGGCGAGCGAGCAGCCGGGCGCCAACGAGCGGAACATCTCGCTCGGCACGGCCTCCGGCGCACCCGGCGTCCGGGTCACCGTGACCGGCGCCAAGTTCACCCCGCTCGCCGAGGTCACCGTCGTCGGCCGGGCCGGCGCGGCGGAGACCGCCGACCGGATGACCGTCACGACCGACAGCGAGGGCGGGTTCGCCGCCCGCCTGATGGTCAACGACAAGGCGACCACCGGGATCGTGGCGTACGAAGGGGCGGCCTGGGACCCGGAGAAGGGCGCGGGGCCTGCCGCGTACACGGTCATCGACGACACCCCGCAGCCGCCGAACAGCCAGAAGCTCGACGCGGCCGTCATGGCGGGCGAACTGTCGATGACCCAGGCCGGTGACTCGGTCCAGCTGTCGTCCGTGAACTTCGGTCAGGGCGGCGCGGCGACCGGCGACCTGAAGACGGTGACGGTCAAGGACTTCCGCGGCGGCCCCGCGGGCTGGTCCCTGACCGGCAAGGTCACCGACTTCACCGGACCGGACGGCTCCATCGGCGCCGGACAGCTCAGCTGGACCCCTGCCTGCACCACCAAGGCCGGCAGCCCCAGCACCTGCGTCCCCGGCTCCGCCGGAACGGTCGGCAGCGGCGGGGCGACCCTCGCCTCGACCCCTAACGGCACGCTCACCGGCGGCGAGTTCACCGTCGACGCCAAGGTCTCCCTGAACGTCCCGGCGTTCACGGCACCGGGCGCGTACGCGGGCGTCCTGACCCTGACGCTCAGCTGA
- a CDS encoding WxL protein peptidoglycan domain-containing protein, translating to MRRKLYVLVLTATLVLLGAPAAPAAENGEWAVHPAASQLGSRPYFYLSADPGTTLTDQVTVTNKTGAPLTFRVYGADAYNTERDGGFAVRTQQERQTGAGAWITPQRTRVTVPPRSSVTVPFTLAVPADAEPGDHPGAVVALDERIEAGGGSVAVGVQRAVGARVYLRVNGPTVPALAVEDVTLDQDRPLVPGTRTSTALISYTLHNRGNVTLNPKVALRAEGVFGRTLLDRDLAAIPSELLPRQKIRLTERWTGSPQFDWGEVTLTATAKDVRESGRASFLALPWLAAAAVLGGGAAALVGLWVRRRRALST from the coding sequence GTGCGCAGGAAGCTGTACGTCCTCGTCCTCACCGCCACCCTCGTCCTGCTCGGCGCGCCCGCCGCGCCTGCCGCCGAGAACGGCGAGTGGGCCGTCCATCCGGCCGCCTCCCAGCTCGGGAGCCGGCCGTACTTCTATCTCTCCGCGGACCCCGGCACGACCCTGACCGACCAGGTCACCGTCACGAACAAGACCGGCGCCCCGCTCACCTTCCGCGTCTACGGCGCCGACGCCTACAACACCGAACGCGACGGCGGCTTCGCCGTCCGCACCCAGCAGGAGAGGCAGACCGGCGCCGGCGCCTGGATCACGCCGCAGCGCACCCGCGTCACCGTCCCGCCCCGCTCCTCCGTCACCGTGCCCTTCACCCTCGCCGTCCCCGCCGACGCCGAGCCCGGCGACCACCCCGGCGCCGTCGTCGCCCTCGACGAACGCATCGAGGCCGGCGGCGGCTCCGTGGCCGTCGGCGTGCAGCGTGCCGTCGGAGCCAGGGTCTACCTGCGGGTCAACGGCCCCACCGTCCCCGCCCTCGCCGTCGAGGACGTCACCCTCGACCAGGACCGGCCGCTCGTCCCCGGGACCCGTACGAGCACCGCCCTCATCTCGTACACCCTGCACAACCGCGGCAACGTCACCCTCAACCCCAAGGTCGCCCTGCGGGCCGAGGGAGTCTTCGGCCGCACCCTGCTCGACCGCGACCTGGCGGCGATCCCCTCCGAGCTGCTGCCCCGCCAGAAGATCCGGCTCACCGAGCGGTGGACGGGATCACCGCAGTTCGACTGGGGTGAGGTGACCCTCACGGCCACCGCGAAGGACGTACGGGAGTCCGGGCGCGCCTCCTTCCTCGCACTGCCCTGGCTCGCCGCCGCGGCCGTGCTCGGTGGGGGAGCGGCGGCCCTCGTGGGGCTGTGGGTGAGGCGGCGCCGGGCACTGAGTACGTGA
- the era gene encoding GTPase Era, with amino-acid sequence MAPMSARNQESEAVHRAGFACFVGRPNAGKSTLTNALVGQKVAITSNRPQTTRHTVRGIVHRPDAQLILVDTPGLHKPRTLLGERLNDVVRTTWAEVDVIGFCLPADQKLGPGDRFIAKELAGIKKTPKVAIVTKTDLVDSKTLAEQLIAVDQLGKELGFEWQQIVPVSAVGDTQVQLVADLLIPLLPESPPLYPEGDLTDEPEQVMVAELIREAALEGVRDELPHSIAVVVEEMIPREDRPADRPLLDIHANVYIERPSQKGIIIGPKGKRLKEVGMKSRKHIEALLGTPVFLDLHVKVAKDWQRDPKQLRKLGF; translated from the coding sequence ATGGCCCCCATGAGCGCTCGTAACCAAGAATCCGAAGCCGTCCACCGGGCCGGCTTCGCCTGCTTCGTCGGCCGCCCCAACGCGGGCAAGTCCACCCTCACGAACGCTCTGGTCGGCCAGAAGGTGGCGATCACCTCCAACCGGCCCCAGACCACCCGGCACACCGTGCGCGGCATCGTGCACCGTCCGGACGCGCAGCTGATCCTCGTGGACACGCCCGGCCTCCACAAGCCGCGCACCCTCCTCGGGGAGCGCCTCAACGACGTCGTGCGCACGACATGGGCCGAGGTCGACGTGATCGGCTTCTGTCTGCCCGCCGACCAGAAGCTCGGCCCGGGCGACCGCTTCATCGCCAAGGAGCTCGCCGGGATCAAGAAGACCCCGAAGGTCGCGATCGTCACCAAGACCGACCTGGTCGACTCCAAGACGCTCGCCGAGCAGCTCATCGCCGTCGACCAGCTCGGCAAGGAGCTGGGCTTCGAGTGGCAGCAGATCGTGCCGGTGTCGGCCGTGGGCGACACGCAGGTCCAGCTGGTCGCCGACCTGCTGATCCCGCTCCTGCCGGAGTCCCCGCCGCTCTACCCCGAGGGCGACCTCACCGACGAGCCGGAGCAGGTGATGGTCGCGGAGCTGATCCGCGAGGCCGCCCTGGAAGGCGTACGGGACGAGCTGCCGCACTCGATCGCGGTGGTCGTCGAGGAGATGATCCCCCGCGAGGACCGCCCGGCGGACCGGCCGCTGCTCGACATCCACGCGAACGTCTACATCGAGCGCCCCAGCCAGAAGGGGATCATCATCGGCCCGAAGGGCAAGCGCCTGAAGGAGGTCGGGATGAAGTCCCGCAAGCACATCGAGGCGCTGCTCGGCACCCCGGTCTTCCTCGACCTGCACGTCAAGGTCGCGAAGGACTGGCAGCGGGACCCCAAGCAGCTGAGGAAGCTCGGCTTCTAG
- a CDS encoding protealysin inhibitor emfourin, giving the protein MRIRVRRTGGFAGIERSAEVDTSALPDAGEWQALADTVLTEGGVEGRGVPDGFAYEITVDGETIHCADPRLTDAQRALITRVLKEGA; this is encoded by the coding sequence ATGCGTATTCGAGTGCGGCGCACGGGCGGTTTCGCGGGGATCGAGCGGTCGGCCGAGGTGGACACCTCGGCCCTGCCGGACGCCGGGGAGTGGCAGGCCCTGGCCGACACCGTCCTCACCGAGGGCGGTGTCGAAGGCCGGGGAGTGCCGGACGGCTTCGCGTACGAGATCACGGTCGACGGCGAGACGATCCACTGCGCCGACCCCCGCCTCACGGACGCGCAGCGCGCCCTGATCACGAGGGTCCTGAAGGAAGGCGCCTAG
- a CDS encoding M4 family metallopeptidase: MTSHAYVPVHPVFCTIVPPHMLEHLARSENPAVREAARHTLVADAMNRTSRALSQPAEAPAAPPAGPARPRRTVYDAQGGTDLPGVEVRAEDGETTGDATVERAYDGLGATFDLFLKAFGRDSIDGAGLPLLATVHYDRNYGNAFWNGEQMVFGDGDDEIFLDFTLPVDVIGHELAHGFTQYTANLEYFSQSGALNESVSDVFGSLVKQYARGHSAETADWLIGEGLFHPNVQGTALRSMKEPGTAYDDDVLGKDPQPGHMDDYVRTGRDNGGVHINSGIPNRAFYLAATELGGFAWERAGQIWYDVMTGGTLTPETRFSEFAAATVAAAKARYGDGDEIQAVLKAWAAVGVRAE; encoded by the coding sequence ATGACCTCCCACGCGTACGTACCCGTCCACCCCGTCTTCTGCACGATCGTGCCGCCGCACATGCTGGAGCATCTGGCCAGGTCGGAGAACCCGGCCGTCCGCGAGGCCGCGCGGCACACGCTGGTCGCCGACGCCATGAACCGGACCAGCCGCGCCCTCTCCCAGCCGGCCGAGGCCCCCGCGGCCCCGCCGGCCGGGCCCGCCCGCCCCCGGCGCACGGTGTACGACGCCCAGGGCGGCACGGATCTGCCGGGCGTCGAGGTCCGGGCGGAGGACGGGGAGACCACCGGGGACGCGACGGTGGAGCGCGCCTACGACGGACTCGGCGCCACCTTCGACCTCTTCCTGAAGGCCTTCGGCCGGGACTCGATCGACGGAGCGGGGCTGCCGCTGCTCGCGACCGTCCACTACGACCGGAACTACGGCAACGCCTTCTGGAACGGCGAGCAGATGGTGTTCGGCGACGGCGACGACGAGATCTTCCTCGACTTCACCCTCCCGGTGGACGTGATCGGCCACGAGCTCGCGCACGGCTTCACGCAGTACACGGCGAACCTGGAGTACTTCAGCCAGTCCGGGGCGCTCAACGAGTCGGTCTCGGACGTCTTCGGCTCGCTGGTCAAGCAGTACGCGCGGGGCCACAGCGCGGAGACGGCCGACTGGCTGATCGGCGAGGGCCTGTTCCACCCGAACGTGCAGGGGACGGCGCTGCGCTCGATGAAGGAGCCGGGAACGGCGTACGACGACGACGTCCTCGGCAAGGACCCGCAGCCGGGCCACATGGACGACTACGTCCGCACCGGCCGGGACAACGGCGGGGTGCACATCAACTCGGGCATCCCGAACCGCGCCTTCTATCTGGCGGCGACCGAGCTGGGCGGCTTCGCGTGGGAGCGGGCCGGGCAGATCTGGTACGACGTGATGACCGGCGGCACGCTGACGCCCGAGACCCGGTTCTCGGAGTTCGCGGCGGCCACGGTGGCGGCGGCGAAGGCGCGGTACGGGGACGGGGACGAGATCCAGGCGGTCCTGAAGGCCTGGGCGGCCGTCGGCGTCCGGGCGGAGTGA
- the leuA gene encoding 2-isopropylmalate synthase produces the protein MSQPVGRPTPITNATRMQKPSGMPIHKYGRYEAVHIPDRTWPEQRITKAPRWLSTDLRDGNQALIDPMSPARKREMFDLLVRMGYKEIEVGFPSSGETDFAFVRSIIEEGAIPDDVTISVLTQAREDLIERTVESLVGAKRATVHLYNATAPTFRRVVFRGSKEQIKQIAVDGTRLVMEYADKLLGDETIFGYQYSPEIFTDTELDFALEVCEAVCDVWQPEEGREIILNLPATVERSTPSTHADRFEWMSRNLTRRPYICLSVHPHNDRGTAVAAAELAIMAGADRIEGCLFGQGERTGNVDLVTLGMNLFSQGVDPQIDFSQIDEIRRTSEYCNQMEVHPRHPYAGDLVYTAFSGSHQDAIKKGFDAMEADAAAAGKTVDEIEWAVPYLPIDPKDVGRSYEAVIRVNSQSGKGGIAYVLKNEHKLDLPRRMQIEFSKIIQQKTDSEGGEVTPAAIWSVFQDEYLPNPHNAWGRIQLRSGQTTSDTDGTDTLTVEAVVDGVDTVLTGSGNGPISAFFAALQAIGVDARLLDYQEHTMSEGASAQAASYIECAIDGKVLWGIGIDANTTRASLKAVISAVNRAAR, from the coding sequence ATGTCTCAGCCCGTTGGCCGCCCGACGCCCATCACCAACGCGACCCGGATGCAGAAGCCGTCCGGGATGCCGATCCACAAGTACGGCCGGTACGAGGCCGTGCACATCCCCGATCGCACCTGGCCCGAGCAGCGCATCACGAAGGCTCCGCGCTGGCTGTCGACCGACCTGCGCGACGGCAACCAGGCCCTGATCGACCCGATGTCCCCGGCCCGCAAGCGCGAGATGTTCGACCTGCTCGTCCGCATGGGCTACAAGGAGATCGAGGTCGGCTTCCCGTCCTCCGGCGAGACCGACTTCGCCTTCGTGCGCTCCATCATCGAAGAGGGCGCGATCCCGGACGACGTCACCATCTCCGTACTGACCCAGGCCCGCGAGGACCTGATCGAGCGGACCGTGGAGTCCCTGGTCGGCGCCAAGCGCGCCACCGTCCACCTGTACAACGCCACCGCGCCCACCTTCCGCCGGGTCGTCTTCCGCGGCTCGAAGGAGCAGATCAAGCAGATCGCCGTCGACGGCACGCGGCTGGTCATGGAGTACGCGGACAAGCTGCTGGGCGACGAGACGATCTTCGGCTACCAGTACAGCCCGGAGATCTTCACCGACACCGAGCTGGACTTCGCCCTGGAGGTCTGCGAGGCGGTCTGTGACGTCTGGCAGCCCGAGGAGGGCCGCGAGATCATCCTGAACCTGCCCGCCACCGTGGAGCGCTCGACGCCGTCCACGCACGCGGACCGGTTCGAGTGGATGTCCCGGAACCTGACCCGCCGCCCGTACATCTGCCTGTCCGTGCACCCGCACAACGACCGCGGTACGGCGGTGGCGGCGGCCGAGCTGGCCATCATGGCCGGGGCCGACCGGATCGAGGGCTGCCTGTTCGGGCAGGGCGAGCGGACCGGCAACGTCGACCTGGTGACGCTGGGCATGAACCTGTTCTCGCAGGGCGTGGACCCGCAGATCGACTTCTCGCAGATCGACGAGATCCGCCGCACCTCCGAGTACTGCAACCAGATGGAGGTCCACCCGCGCCACCCCTACGCGGGCGACCTGGTCTACACCGCCTTCTCCGGCTCCCACCAGGACGCCATCAAGAAGGGCTTCGACGCCATGGAGGCCGACGCGGCCGCCGCCGGCAAGACCGTGGACGAGATCGAGTGGGCCGTGCCGTACCTGCCCATCGACCCGAAGGACGTCGGCCGCTCCTACGAGGCCGTCATCCGGGTCAACTCGCAGTCCGGCAAGGGCGGTATCGCGTACGTCCTGAAGAACGAGCACAAGCTGGACCTGCCGCGCCGGATGCAGATCGAGTTCTCGAAGATCATCCAGCAGAAGACGGACAGCGAGGGCGGCGAGGTCACCCCGGCCGCGATCTGGTCGGTCTTCCAGGACGAGTACCTGCCGAACCCGCACAACGCCTGGGGACGTATCCAGCTGCGCTCGGGCCAGACCACGTCCGACACGGACGGCACCGACACCCTGACCGTCGAGGCGGTCGTGGACGGCGTCGACACCGTCCTGACGGGCTCCGGCAACGGTCCGATCTCGGCCTTCTTCGCCGCCCTGCAGGCGATCGGCGTGGACGCCCGCCTGCTGGACTACCAGGAGCACACGATGAGCGAGGGCGCCTCCGCGCAGGCCGCCTCGTACATCGAGTGCGCCATCGACGGCAAGGTCCTGTGGGGCATCGGCATCGACGCCAACACCACCCGTGCCTCGCTGAAGGCGGTCATCTCCGCGGTCAACCGCGCCGCGCGCTGA